A window of Saccharomyces paradoxus chromosome XI, complete sequence contains these coding sequences:
- the SAC1 gene encoding phosphatidylinositol-3-phosphatase SAC1 (Phosphatidylinositol phosphate (PtdInsP) phosphatase~similar to YKL212W) — protein MTGPLVYVQNGDGIFFKLAEGKGTNDAVIHLANQDQGVRVLGAEEFPVQGEVVNIASLLGFIKLKLNRYAIIANTVEETGRFNGHVFYKVLQHSVVSTKFNSRIDSEEAEYIKLLELHLKNSTFYFSYTYDLTNSLQRNEKVGPAPSWKTADERFFWNHYLTEDLRNFANQDSRIDAFIQPVIYGYAKTVDAVLNATPIVLGLITRRSIFRAGTRYFRRGVDNDGNVGNFNETEQILLVENPESEKTHVFSFLQTRGSVPIYWAEINNLKYKPNLVLGENSLDATKKHFDQQKELYGDNYLVNLVNQKGHELPVKEGYESVVHALNDPKIHYVYFDFHHECRKMQWHRVKLLIDHLEKLGLSNQDFFHKVIDSNGNTVQIVKEQHSVVRTNCMDCLDRTNVVQSVLAQWVLQKEFETANIIDTGSTWEDNAPLLTSYQNLWADNADAVSVAYSGTGALKTDFTRTGKRTRLGAFNDFLNSASRYYQNNWTDGPRQDSYDLFLGGFRPHTASIKSPFPDRRPVYIQLIPMIICAALTVLGATIFFPKDRFTSSKNLLYFAGASIVLVLSTKFMFKNGIQYVNWPKLVDVGFLVVHQTHDKEQQFKGLKYAQSPKFSKPDPLKRD, from the coding sequence ATGACAGGTCCATTAGTGTACGTTCAAAACGGGGATGGTATCTTCTTCAAGCTGGCTGAGGGCAAGGGAACAAATGATGCAGTCATTCATTTGGCCAATCAAGACCAAGGTGTTCGGGTCCTTGGAGCAGAGGAATTTCCAGTCCAAGGTGAAGTGGTAAATATTGCGTCCTTGTTGGGGTTTATCAAGTTAAAGTTGAACAGGTATGCTATTATTGCGAATACCGTGGAAGAGACTGGTAGATTCAATGGACACGTTTTCTATAAAGTCTTGCAACATTCTGTGGTGTCTACCAAGTTTAACTCGAGAATCGATTCTGAAGAAGCCGAATATATCAAGTTACTGGAATtacatttgaaaaattccacattttatttctcaTACACATATGATTTAACAAATTCTTtacaaagaaatgaaaaggtTGGACCTGCACCCTCCTGGAAAACCGCTGATGAACGATTTTTCTGGAATCATTATTTAACTGAGGATTTGAGAAACTTCGCTAATCAGGATTCTAGAATTGACGCTTTCATACAACCTGTTATCTATGGGTATGCTAAGACGGTGGACGCCGTTTTGAATGCCACCCCTATTGTTCTTGGTTTGATTACCAGGCGTAGTATATTCAGAGCGGGTACAAGATACTTCCGTCGTGGTGTTGACAATGATGGCAATGTTGGCAATTTCAATGAAACTGAACAAATTTTACTAGTTGAGAATCcagaaagtgaaaaaacgcatgttttctctttcttacAAACAAGAGGCTCTGTGCCAATATATTGGGCTGAAATCAACAACTTAAAGTACAAGCCAAATCTTGTTCTTGGAGAAAACTCGTTAGATGCAACCAAAAAGCATTTTGACCAACAAAAGGAACTCTATGGCGACAATTACTTGGTTAATCTAGTTAACCAAAAGGGCCACGAACTTCCCGTGAAAGAAGGCTATGAATCCGTCGTGCACGCATTGAACGATCCAAAGATTCATTATGTGTATTTTGATTTCCATCACGAATGTCGTAAGATGCAATGGCATAGAGTGAAATTGTTGATTGATCACTTGGAAAAGTTAGGTTTGTCAAACCAAGATTTCTTCCACAAGGTCATAGATTCCAATGGTAACACCGTTCAAATTGTTAAAGAGCAACATTCCGTTGTAAGAACAAATTGTATGGATTGTTTGGACAGAACAAATGTTGTTCAATCCGTTTTAGCCCAGTGGGTTCTACAAAAGGAGTTTGAAACTGCCAATATCATTGATACTGGAAGCACTTGGGAGGATAATGCTCCATTGTTAACGTCTTATCAAAACTTATGGGCCGATAACGCTGATGCAGTTAGTGTGGCATATTCAGGTACTGGAGCTTTGAAGACTGACTTTACAAGAACCGGTAAGCGTACTCGTCTAGGTGCGTTCaacgattttttgaattcagcATCACGTTACTACCAGAACAATTGGACTGATGGTCCAAGACAGGATTCATACGATTTATTCCTTGGTGGATTTAGACCACATACCGCTTCTATCAAGTCGCCATTCCCCGACAGAAGACCAGTGTATATTCAGCTGATCCCAATGATTATTTGCGCAGCCTTGACCGTTTTGGGTGCTACAATATTTTTCCCCAAGGATAGATTCACTAGcagtaaaaatttgttgtATTTCGCTGGTGCGTCGATTGTCTTGGTGCTTTCAACCAAATTCATGTTTAAGAACGGTATTCAGTATGTCAACTGGCCTAAATTAGTGGACGTTGGGTTTTTGGTCGTTCATCAAACGCATGATAAAGAACAGCAATTCAAAGGCTTGAAATATGCACAGAGCCCTAAATTTTCCAAGCCAGATCCTTTAAAAAGAGATTAA
- the TRP3 gene encoding bifunctional anthranilate synthase/indole-3-glycerol-phosphate synthase (Indole-3-glycerol-phosphate synthase~similar to YKL211C) yields MSVHAATNPINKHVVLIDNYDSFTWNVYEYLCQEGAKVSVYRNDAITVPEIAALNPDTLLISPGPGHPKTDSGISRDCIRYFTGKIPVFGICMGQQCMFDVFGGEVAYAGEIVHGKTSPISHDNCGFFKNVPQGIAVTRYHSLAGTESSLPSCLKVTASTENGIIMGVRHKKYTVEGVQFHPESILTEEGHLMIRNILNVSGGTWEENKLSPSNSILDRIYAQRKIDVNEQSKIPGFTFQDLQCNYDLGLAPPVQDFYAVLSSTHKRAAVLAEVKRASPSKGPICLKAVAAEQALKYAEAGASAISVLTEPHWFHGSLQDLVNVRKILDLKFPLKERPCILRKEFIFSKYQILEARLAGADTVLLIVKMLSQPLLKELYCYSKELNMEPLVEVNSKEELQRALEIGAKVIGVNNRDLHSFNVDLNTTSNLVESTPKDVLLIALSGITTREDAEKYKKEGVHGFLVGEALMKSTDVKKFIHELCE; encoded by the coding sequence atgtctgTGCACGCTGCAACAAACCCAATCAATAAGCATGTAGTTCTAATTGACAACTACGATTCTTTTACCTGGAACGTGTACGAGTACTTGTGCCAAGAGGGTGCTAAAGTGAGCGTCTACCGTAACGATGCAATCACAGTTCCCGAAATTGCTGCTTTGAATCCCGACACATTGCTTATCTCGCCCGGACCAGGTCACCCAAAGACAGATTCTGGTATTTCAAGAGACTGCATCCGGTACTTTACCGGGAAAATTCCTGTATTTGGGATCTGTATGGGCCAGCAATGTATGTTTGACGTCTTTGGTGGTGAAGTTGCCTACGCTGGTGAGATTGTCCACGGTAAAACGTCCCCCATCTCTCACGACAACTGTGGGTTTTTCAAGAATGTGCCGCAAGGTATTGCTGTGACCAGATACCATTCTTTGGCCGGGACGGAATCATCTCTGCCATCTTGCTTGAAGGTTACCGCCAGCACCGAAAATGGCATTATTATGGGTGTGAGACACAAGAAGTACACTGTAGAAGGTGTGCAATTTCATCCGGAATCCATATTGACTGAAGAAGGCCATCTTATGATCAGGAACATTCTAAACGTTAGTGGAGGCACCTGGGAGGAAAACAAATTGTCACCTTCAAATTCTATTTTGGACCGTATCTATGCTCAGCGTAAAATAGACGTGAATGAGCAGTCTAAAATCCCAGGTTTCACCTTTCAAGACTTGCAATGCAACTATGATTTAGGTCTTGCTCCACCAGTGCAGGATTTCTACGCTGTATTGTCATCAACCCATAAGAGAGCTGCCGTTCTTGCTGAAGTGAAGCGTGCGTCTCCTTCGAAAGGACCTATCTGCTTAAAAGCCGTTGCTGCTGAACAGGCTCTCAAATACGCAGAGGCTGGGGCCTCCGCCATTTCCGTTTTGACTGAACCTCATTGGTTTCACGGGTCTTTACAGGATTTAGTGAATGTGAGAAAAATCCTAGATCTGAAATTCCCTCTCAAGGAGAGACCTTGTAttttaagaaaagaatttatcTTCAGCAAGTATCAAATACTAGAAGCAAGATTAGCCGGGGCTGACACCGTCCTCCTTATAGTTAAGATGCTATCTCAACCCTTATTGAAGGAGCTATACTGCTACAGTAAAGAATTGAACATGGAGCCGCTCGTTGAGGTAAACTCCAAAGAGGAACTACAAAGAGCTTTAGAGATTGGTGCTAAAGTTATAGGTGTCAATAATAGGGATCTACACTCATTCAACGTAGACCTGAATACCACTAGTAACTTGGTGGAATCTACTCCAAAGGACGTTCTTTTAATTGCTCTATCGGGAATTACCACAAGGGAAGATgcagaaaaatataaaaaagaaggagtCCATGGATTTTTAGTGGGCGAAGCCTTAATGAAATCAACCGATGTGAAGAAGTTCATTCACGAATTATGCGAATGA